A window of Pseudomonas mucidolens contains these coding sequences:
- a CDS encoding ABC transporter permease, which produces MEFLNAFSHLDWALVLHLTGQHITLVGIAVIFAIVVGVPLGVLMTRFPTLAAPLQASATVLLTVPSIALFGLLLPFYSKFGQGLGPLPAITAVFLYSLLPIMRNTYLALTGVEPGIREAARGIGMTFGQRLRMVELPIAVPVILAGVRTAVVMNIGVMTIAATIGAGGLGVLILAAISRSDMSMLIVGAVLVSLLAIFADLLLQWLQRSLTPKGLLK; this is translated from the coding sequence ATGGAATTTCTGAACGCCTTTTCCCATCTCGATTGGGCCCTGGTCCTGCACCTGACCGGACAACACATCACGCTGGTAGGCATCGCGGTAATCTTCGCGATTGTCGTTGGCGTGCCGTTGGGCGTGCTGATGACACGCTTCCCCACATTGGCCGCTCCACTGCAAGCCAGCGCCACCGTGCTGCTGACGGTGCCGTCCATCGCCCTGTTCGGCCTGCTGCTGCCGTTCTATTCCAAGTTCGGCCAGGGCCTGGGGCCATTGCCGGCAATCACCGCGGTGTTTCTCTACTCGCTGCTGCCGATCATGCGCAACACCTACCTGGCCCTGACCGGCGTGGAGCCGGGCATTCGTGAAGCCGCCCGCGGCATCGGCATGACCTTCGGCCAGCGCCTGCGCATGGTCGAGTTACCGATTGCGGTACCGGTGATCCTCGCCGGTGTGCGCACCGCCGTGGTGATGAATATCGGCGTAATGACCATCGCCGCCACCATCGGCGCTGGCGGCCTGGGTGTACTGATTCTGGCCGCCATCAGCCGCAGCGACATGTCGATGCTGATCGTCGGCGCCGTGCTGGTCAGTCTCCTGGCCATCTTCGCCGACCTGCTTCTGCAATGGCTGCAACGCTCGCTGACTCCAAAAGGACTGCTCAAATGA
- a CDS encoding Fe2+-dependent dioxygenase — protein MLLHIPGLFSREEVLRIREALEQAEWADGKVTAGHQSAKAKHNLQLPEGHPLAKEIGAAMLDRLWKCPQFMSAALPHKVFPPLLNCYSAGGSFDFHIDNAVRQPKGSPERVRTDLSSTLFFSDPDDYDGGELVIQDTFGVQQVKLPAGDMVLYPGSSLHKVNAVTRGTRYASFFWTQSLVREDSQRTLLFEMDGALQQLTQDMPDHPALIQLTGTYHNLLRRWVEV, from the coding sequence ATGCTGCTGCATATTCCCGGCCTGTTTTCCCGCGAAGAAGTCTTGCGCATCCGTGAAGCCCTGGAGCAAGCGGAGTGGGCTGACGGAAAAGTCACCGCCGGGCACCAGTCGGCCAAGGCCAAGCACAACCTGCAACTGCCGGAAGGGCATCCATTGGCCAAGGAAATCGGTGCAGCGATGCTTGACCGGTTGTGGAAATGTCCGCAATTCATGTCGGCCGCTTTACCGCATAAAGTCTTTCCACCGCTGCTCAACTGCTACAGCGCCGGTGGCAGTTTCGATTTCCATATCGACAATGCGGTGCGCCAGCCCAAGGGCAGCCCCGAGCGGGTGCGCACTGATCTTTCATCCACGCTGTTTTTCAGTGATCCGGATGACTATGACGGCGGCGAACTGGTGATCCAGGACACCTTCGGCGTACAGCAAGTCAAATTGCCCGCCGGCGACATGGTGTTGTACCCAGGCTCCAGTCTGCACAAAGTCAATGCCGTGACCCGTGGCACGCGATATGCCTCATTCTTCTGGACCCAAAGCCTGGTCCGTGAAGACAGCCAGCGCACGCTGCTGTTTGAAATGGACGGCGCCCTCCAGCAACTGACCCAGGATATGCCGGATCACCCGGCGCTGATCCAGCTCACTGGCACGTATCACAACCTGTTGCGCCGCTGGGTCGAGGTCTGA
- a CDS encoding tetratricopeptide repeat protein — MAFHLRREETLDGEQLRAMLEESPARAAQAILMAAKEGVLDAQALLGQILLDGRGIERDQTLALRWFRIAAQGGHRMARNMSGRCLEHGWGCTADASAAAQEYRLAAEAGLDWGLYNYANLLATGRGVVQDQAQALALYRRAAQLGHAKSMNLLGRYLEQGLFCVQDLHAALDWYRRSAEAGDFRGQFSYAALLAEQGQVEAALEWLRQALEGGNLKFLGVARRALQQAGDPRIRAMAQVYGRREVELGAL; from the coding sequence ATGGCTTTTCATCTGCGCCGCGAAGAAACCCTCGATGGTGAACAACTGCGGGCCATGCTTGAGGAGTCACCGGCCCGAGCGGCCCAGGCGATCCTGATGGCGGCGAAAGAGGGTGTGCTCGACGCCCAGGCGTTGCTGGGGCAAATCCTCTTGGACGGACGCGGTATCGAGCGCGATCAAACGCTGGCCTTGCGCTGGTTCCGGATCGCCGCGCAGGGCGGGCACCGGATGGCGCGCAATATGTCTGGTCGCTGCCTGGAGCACGGCTGGGGTTGCACCGCCGATGCTTCCGCGGCCGCACAGGAATATCGGCTGGCCGCCGAGGCCGGCCTGGATTGGGGGTTGTATAACTACGCCAACCTGCTGGCAACCGGTCGTGGCGTGGTGCAAGACCAGGCACAAGCGCTGGCGCTGTATCGCCGGGCCGCGCAACTGGGCCACGCCAAGTCGATGAATCTGCTGGGACGCTATTTGGAGCAAGGACTGTTCTGCGTGCAAGACCTGCACGCTGCGCTGGATTGGTATCGCCGTTCAGCAGAGGCGGGGGATTTTCGCGGGCAGTTCAGTTATGCCGCGCTGCTGGCTGAGCAAGGGCAGGTCGAGGCTGCGCTTGAGTGGTTGCGCCAGGCGCTGGAGGGCGGCAATTTGAAGTTCTTGGGGGTCGCGCGACGGGCCTTGCAACAGGCCGGTGACCCGCGGATTCGGGCTATGGCGCAGGTGTACGGGCGGCGTGAAGTGGAGTTGGGGGCGTTGTAG
- a CDS encoding betaine/proline/choline family ABC transporter ATP-binding protein (Members of the family are the ATP-binding subunit of ABC transporters for substrates such as betaine, L-proline or other amino acids, choline, carnitine, etc. The substrate specificity is best determined from the substrate-binding subunit, rather than this subunit, as it interacts with the permease subunit and not with substrate directly.) — MIELQNLTKTFQSNGKTVSAVNDVSLTVNEGEICVFLGPSGCGKSTTLKMINRLIKPTSGKILINGEDTTDLDEVTLRRNIGYVIQQIGLFPNMTIEENIVVVPKLLGWDKQKCHDRARELMSMIKLEPKQYLHRYPRELSGGQQQRIGVIRALAADAPLLLMDEPFGAVDPINREMIQNEFFEMQRALNKTVIMVSHDIDEAIKLGDKIAIFRAGKLLQIDHPDTLLAHPADEFVSNFVGQDSTLKRLLLVKAEDAADNAPSVSPETPVADALELMDEHDRRYVVVTCAENKALGYVRRRDLHRQTGTCGQYLREFNATAAFDEHLRILLSRMYEFNRSWLPVMDAERVFLGEVTQESIAEYLSSGKSRGGKTSIVSPAETALA, encoded by the coding sequence ATGATCGAACTTCAAAACCTGACCAAGACTTTTCAAAGCAACGGCAAGACTGTTTCTGCCGTCAACGACGTAAGCCTGACCGTCAACGAAGGCGAGATTTGCGTATTCCTCGGCCCGTCGGGCTGCGGCAAGAGCACCACGCTGAAAATGATCAACCGCCTGATCAAGCCGACCTCGGGCAAGATTCTGATCAACGGCGAAGACACCACCGACCTGGATGAGGTGACCCTGCGTCGCAACATCGGCTACGTGATCCAGCAGATCGGCCTGTTCCCCAACATGACCATCGAGGAAAACATCGTGGTCGTGCCGAAACTGCTCGGCTGGGACAAGCAGAAATGCCACGACCGCGCCCGCGAGTTGATGAGCATGATCAAGCTGGAACCCAAGCAATATCTGCATCGCTACCCGCGTGAACTGTCCGGCGGTCAGCAACAGCGCATCGGCGTGATCCGCGCCCTGGCGGCTGACGCCCCGTTGCTGCTGATGGACGAGCCGTTCGGCGCGGTCGACCCGATCAACCGCGAGATGATCCAGAACGAGTTCTTCGAAATGCAGCGCGCCTTGAACAAGACCGTGATCATGGTCAGCCACGACATTGACGAGGCGATCAAGCTCGGCGACAAGATCGCCATCTTCCGCGCCGGCAAACTGTTGCAGATCGATCACCCGGACACGCTGCTGGCGCACCCTGCCGACGAGTTCGTGAGCAACTTCGTCGGGCAGGACAGCACCCTCAAGCGCCTGCTGCTGGTGAAAGCCGAAGACGCGGCGGACAACGCGCCCTCGGTGAGCCCGGAAACTCCGGTGGCCGACGCCCTGGAATTGATGGACGAACATGACCGTCGCTACGTGGTGGTCACTTGCGCCGAGAACAAGGCGCTGGGGTACGTACGACGTCGCGACTTGCACCGTCAGACCGGCACGTGCGGCCAATACCTGCGCGAGTTCAATGCCACCGCAGCGTTCGACGAGCACTTGCGCATCCTGCTGTCACGGATGTACGAGTTCAACCGCTCGTGGCTGCCAGTGATGGATGCCGAACGGGTATTCCTCGGGGAAGTCACCCAGGAGTCGATTGCCGAGTACCTGAGTTCCGGTAAGTCCCGTGGCGGCAAAACCAGCATCGTATCGCCCGCCGAAACCGCCCTGGCCTGA
- a CDS encoding PepSY domain-containing protein, with translation MLKKTLFQLHWFFGISAGLVLALMGITGASVSFQDEILRALNPTVLTVEKRPAGVLPPAELVRKLEATEGKTVSMLWVESASGNAARVFFTPPPGERRGQMRYFDPYTGDYMGDAVGQDVFGFLLRLHRFLAMGETGRQITGACTLILIFFCLSGLYLRWPRQVASWRAWLTLDWRKKGRSFNWDLHSVFGTWCLLFYLLAALTGLSWSYEWYSKGLTRLLSDAPQSERVRQRGPAPAGPAPIANYEAMWSSIYSNAGPDLSVYNIRMPAVAGQPATVYYLLQNSPHALARNQLNLDPATGDVKSHARYAEKSLKAQWLTSLYALHVGSYFGLPGRIIVTLASLCMPLFFITGWLLYLDRRRKKRQVRDARQGLAESHSSAPAWLIGFASQSGFAEQLAWQTAGQLQAAGLPVKVQSLGSVSEDDLRQSAHALFVVSTFGDGQAPDNARGFERNMLGRDLPLKDLSYSVLALGDRQYEHFCGFARRLHFWLINQGSNALFAPIEVDSGDQNALLHWQQQVSQITGHAPTPAWAGARYESWTLSQRTLLNPDSSGSGAYLLGLTPPGPRDWQAGDLVEVLPRNCSQAIERFLAGLGIADSDTVVVDGLAQSLEHALASRQLPSNRAHLVGLHAQALVDALVPLGMREYSIASIASDGVLELIVRQERHADGSLGLASGWLTEQAPVGSAISLKLRRNSGFHLPAEPVPLILLGNGTGLAGLRSLLKARIADGQQRNWLLFGERNIAHDYLCQDQLQGWLSSGDLALLDLAFSRDQQEKIYVQDRLRESAEVLRKWLAEGAAIYVCGSLQGMASGVDQALVDILGSEAVERLIEQGRYRRDVY, from the coding sequence GTGTTGAAGAAAACCCTATTTCAGTTGCACTGGTTTTTCGGCATTAGCGCCGGGCTGGTGTTGGCCTTGATGGGGATCACCGGAGCTTCGGTCTCGTTTCAGGATGAAATCCTGCGGGCACTCAATCCGACGGTGTTGACCGTCGAAAAACGTCCCGCTGGCGTACTGCCGCCCGCCGAGTTGGTGCGCAAGCTTGAAGCCACCGAAGGCAAGACCGTGTCCATGCTGTGGGTGGAAAGCGCGAGTGGCAACGCCGCCCGGGTATTCTTCACGCCGCCACCGGGTGAGCGCCGGGGTCAGATGCGCTATTTCGATCCGTACACCGGCGACTACATGGGTGACGCCGTGGGCCAGGACGTCTTCGGCTTCCTGCTTCGACTGCACCGCTTTCTGGCTATGGGCGAAACCGGCCGACAAATCACCGGCGCCTGTACGCTGATCCTGATTTTCTTCTGCCTGTCCGGTCTTTATCTGCGCTGGCCGCGCCAAGTGGCGAGCTGGCGCGCCTGGCTGACGTTGGACTGGCGCAAAAAAGGCCGCAGTTTCAACTGGGACCTGCATTCGGTGTTCGGCACCTGGTGTTTGTTGTTCTACCTGTTGGCCGCACTCACCGGTCTGTCCTGGTCCTACGAGTGGTACAGCAAAGGCCTGACCCGATTGCTGTCGGACGCCCCGCAGAGCGAACGGGTACGCCAGCGCGGTCCGGCACCTGCGGGCCCCGCGCCCATCGCCAACTACGAGGCGATGTGGAGCAGCATCTACAGCAACGCCGGCCCCGACTTGAGTGTCTACAATATCCGCATGCCAGCCGTCGCCGGACAACCGGCCACGGTCTACTATCTGCTGCAGAACTCGCCCCATGCCCTTGCGCGCAACCAGCTCAACCTCGACCCGGCCACCGGCGACGTCAAGAGCCATGCGCGCTACGCCGAAAAAAGCCTCAAGGCGCAGTGGCTGACCAGCCTCTACGCGCTGCATGTCGGCAGCTATTTTGGTCTGCCCGGCAGGATCATCGTCACTCTTGCCTCGCTGTGCATGCCGCTGTTCTTTATTACCGGCTGGTTGCTGTACCTGGATCGCCGTCGCAAAAAACGTCAGGTTCGTGATGCGCGCCAAGGCCTCGCAGAGAGCCACAGCAGTGCGCCGGCCTGGTTGATCGGATTCGCCAGCCAAAGCGGCTTTGCCGAGCAACTGGCCTGGCAAACCGCCGGGCAATTACAAGCCGCCGGGCTGCCGGTGAAGGTGCAATCGCTTGGCTCCGTCAGCGAGGATGACTTGCGTCAGTCGGCACATGCACTGTTTGTCGTCAGTACCTTCGGCGATGGCCAGGCGCCTGACAATGCTCGCGGGTTTGAACGCAACATGTTGGGCCGCGACCTGCCGCTCAAAGACTTGAGTTATTCGGTGCTGGCCTTGGGGGATCGCCAATATGAGCACTTCTGCGGTTTTGCCCGACGCCTGCATTTCTGGCTGATCAATCAAGGCAGCAACGCGCTGTTCGCGCCGATTGAAGTCGACAGCGGGGATCAAAATGCCCTGCTGCACTGGCAACAACAAGTGAGCCAAATCACCGGCCATGCGCCGACGCCGGCATGGGCCGGCGCCCGTTACGAAAGCTGGACGTTGAGCCAACGTACCTTGCTCAACCCCGACAGCAGTGGCTCGGGTGCTTACCTGCTCGGGCTCACTCCACCAGGCCCGCGGGACTGGCAGGCAGGAGACCTGGTGGAAGTATTGCCGCGTAATTGTTCCCAGGCCATCGAGCGTTTTCTCGCAGGTCTGGGCATCGCCGACAGTGACACCGTGGTGGTCGATGGCCTGGCCCAGAGCCTCGAACACGCCCTGGCCAGCCGCCAGTTGCCAAGCAACCGTGCGCATTTGGTCGGCCTGCACGCCCAGGCGCTGGTGGATGCGCTGGTGCCGTTGGGCATGCGCGAATACTCCATTGCTTCGATTGCCAGCGATGGCGTGTTGGAACTGATCGTGCGCCAGGAGCGTCATGCCGACGGCAGCCTGGGCCTGGCCTCGGGCTGGCTCACCGAACAGGCACCCGTGGGTTCAGCGATCAGCCTGAAGCTTCGGCGTAATAGCGGTTTCCACCTGCCCGCTGAGCCTGTGCCATTGATTTTGCTCGGCAACGGCACCGGCCTTGCCGGCTTGCGCAGCCTGCTCAAGGCACGGATCGCCGACGGCCAGCAGCGTAACTGGCTGTTGTTCGGCGAACGTAACATCGCCCATGACTACCTCTGCCAGGATCAACTGCAAGGCTGGCTGTCCAGCGGTGACCTCGCGTTGCTGGACCTGGCGTTCAGCCGCGATCAACAGGAGAAGATTTACGTTCAGGATCGTTTGCGTGAGTCTGCCGAAGTGCTGCGCAAATGGCTGGCGGAAGGCGCGGCGATCTATGTCTGCGGGAGTTTGCAGGGGATGGCGAGTGGGGTGGACCAGGCCCTTGTGGATATTCTGGGCAGCGAGGCCGTGGAGCGACTGATTGAGCAAGGACGCTATCGGCGGGATGTGTACTGA
- a CDS encoding TonB-dependent receptor: MSRHTLKTASASPRLLASAMGVAISASSAAQLAQAAEDTDQKNERNSISLGATSITAEEQDVTSYQVEKASSQKYTAPLVDTPRSVTVVPQQVLKDTAATSLQDALRTVPGITFGAGEGGNPQGDRPFIRGFDAQGDTYLDGVRDTGGQSREIFDIESIEVSKGPNSSFGGRGSAGGSLNLVSKTPQARDFLNGGFTYGSDQTRRYVLDVNRQFLDSAAFRLNLMSHEQNVAGRDAVNYDRWGVAPSLTFGLGTPTRVNFSYYHLESNDLPDSGIPYGYGSASATAHSHDKPTDGGDSNNFYGLKSRDFRKTRADISTFSIEHDLNDNMTLKNTLRHGSTGQDYVMTQPDDSKLNVNKFGTVWRRANSRVSTTTTTTNQTDLFGSFQALGFKHTYSTGLEFTGEETRVSSYTVSPNSNPVCNVAKGSSGGNCTSLSNPNPDDAWNGSVARNYNGTNTKATSRAAYVFDTIELDPQWLLNVGLRYDTFDTEANTNAVAGRTKIKEDSQFFNWQAGLVWKPVENGSIYASYATSASPAGGLVGEGADGNPLSAGAATSDLQPEETVNYELGTKWDLFHDRLSLTAAVFRTEKKNTRILVDALTYENGGESRVDGLELSASGKLTDQWQVFAGYTYLKSELVNPGFNGRNGVVSAGSNKGNQMPNTPKNAFSLWTTYDLTPKLSVGGGAFYVDEVYGDAGNTVYVPSYTRWDAMASYKLTKNVDLQLNVQNLTNKTYYDKAYSAHFANQAAGRTALLTTSFHF, encoded by the coding sequence ATGTCGCGCCACACTCTAAAAACAGCATCGGCGTCACCACGTTTACTGGCCTCGGCCATGGGCGTGGCAATCAGTGCCAGCTCCGCAGCCCAACTGGCTCAAGCCGCTGAAGACACCGATCAGAAAAACGAGCGCAATAGCATTTCCCTGGGGGCCACCAGCATTACCGCCGAGGAACAGGACGTCACGTCCTATCAGGTCGAAAAGGCCTCTTCGCAGAAATACACCGCCCCGCTGGTCGATACCCCTCGCTCCGTCACCGTGGTGCCACAGCAAGTACTCAAGGACACCGCCGCCACCTCGTTGCAAGATGCATTGCGCACCGTGCCGGGCATTACCTTTGGCGCCGGCGAGGGCGGTAACCCCCAGGGCGACCGGCCGTTCATCCGTGGTTTTGATGCCCAGGGCGACACCTATCTGGACGGCGTACGGGACACCGGCGGCCAGAGTCGGGAGATTTTCGACATCGAGTCCATCGAAGTCAGCAAAGGCCCAAACTCTTCGTTCGGCGGTCGTGGCTCGGCCGGCGGCAGCCTCAATCTGGTGAGCAAGACCCCGCAAGCACGTGACTTCCTCAACGGCGGCTTTACCTACGGCTCCGACCAGACCCGTCGCTATGTGCTCGACGTCAACCGCCAGTTCCTCGACAGCGCCGCGTTCCGCCTGAACCTGATGAGCCACGAACAGAACGTCGCCGGGCGTGACGCGGTCAACTACGACCGCTGGGGCGTGGCGCCGTCGCTGACATTCGGCCTGGGCACCCCGACCCGCGTCAATTTCAGCTACTACCACCTGGAAAGCAACGACCTGCCGGATTCGGGGATTCCCTACGGCTATGGCTCTGCCAGCGCTACCGCCCACAGTCACGACAAACCCACCGACGGCGGCGACAGCAATAATTTCTACGGTCTGAAGAGTCGTGATTTCCGCAAGACCCGCGCCGATATCAGTACGTTCTCCATCGAGCACGACTTGAACGACAACATGACGCTCAAAAACACCCTGCGCCACGGCAGTACCGGCCAGGATTACGTAATGACACAACCCGATGACAGCAAACTCAACGTCAACAAGTTCGGTACCGTCTGGCGCCGCGCCAACAGCCGTGTGTCCACGACCACAACGACGACCAACCAGACCGATCTGTTCGGCAGTTTCCAGGCGCTGGGCTTCAAGCACACTTACTCCACCGGCCTCGAATTTACCGGTGAAGAAACCCGTGTCAGTAGCTACACCGTCAGTCCCAATAGCAACCCTGTCTGCAATGTCGCCAAGGGCAGTTCGGGCGGCAATTGCACATCGTTGAGCAACCCGAACCCGGACGACGCCTGGAACGGCAGCGTCGCGCGCAATTACAACGGTACCAACACCAAGGCCACCAGCCGCGCGGCGTATGTGTTTGACACCATCGAGCTGGATCCGCAGTGGCTGCTGAACGTGGGCTTGCGTTACGACACTTTTGATACTGAAGCCAACACCAACGCAGTCGCCGGCAGAACCAAGATCAAAGAGGACAGCCAATTCTTCAACTGGCAGGCCGGCCTGGTCTGGAAGCCTGTGGAAAACGGCAGCATTTATGCTTCCTACGCCACCTCAGCCTCCCCGGCCGGTGGCCTGGTCGGTGAAGGTGCCGACGGCAACCCGCTTTCCGCCGGTGCCGCCACCAGCGACTTGCAACCAGAAGAAACCGTCAACTACGAACTGGGCACCAAGTGGGATCTGTTCCACGACCGTCTGTCCCTGACCGCTGCGGTGTTCCGTACCGAAAAGAAAAACACGCGGATTCTGGTCGACGCACTGACCTACGAAAACGGCGGCGAATCGCGTGTCGACGGCCTGGAGCTGTCCGCCAGCGGCAAGCTCACCGATCAGTGGCAAGTATTCGCCGGTTATACCTATCTGAAGAGCGAACTGGTGAACCCCGGGTTTAATGGCCGCAACGGTGTCGTCAGCGCCGGTTCCAACAAAGGCAACCAAATGCCCAACACGCCGAAGAACGCCTTCAGCCTGTGGACCACCTACGACCTGACTCCGAAGCTGAGCGTCGGCGGCGGCGCATTCTATGTCGATGAAGTCTACGGAGATGCGGGCAACACCGTTTATGTACCGTCCTACACCCGCTGGGACGCGATGGCCAGCTACAAGCTGACCAAGAACGTCGACCTGCAGTTGAACGTGCAGAACCTGACCAACAAAACCTACTACGACAAAGCCTACTCGGCGCACTTCGCCAACCAGGCAGCGGGTCGTACGGCCTTGTTGACCACCAGCTTCCACTTCTAA
- a CDS encoding type III PLP-dependent enzyme, producing MSINVEDYFARATFDKMKAFADKQETPFVVIDTAMISQAYDDLRAGFEFAKVYYAVKANPAVEIIDLLKDKGSSFDIASIYELDKVMERGVSADRISYGNTIKKSRDIRYFYEKGVRLFSTDSEADLRNIAKAAPGSKVYVRILTEGSTTADWPLSRKFGCQTDMAMDLLILARDLGLVPYGISFHVGSQQRDISVWDAAIAKVKVIFERLKEEDGIHLKLINMGGGFPANYITRTNTLETYAEEIIRFLKEDFGDDLPEIILEPGRSLIANAGILVSEVVLVARKSRTAVERWVYTDVGKFSGLIETMDEAIKFPIWTEKKGEMEEVVIAGPTCDSADIMYENYKYGLPLNLAIGDRLYWLSTGAYTTSYSAVEFNGFPPLKSFYV from the coding sequence ATGTCGATCAACGTCGAAGATTATTTCGCGCGCGCCACCTTTGACAAAATGAAGGCGTTCGCCGACAAGCAAGAAACCCCGTTCGTGGTCATCGACACCGCGATGATCAGCCAGGCCTACGATGACCTGCGCGCCGGTTTCGAATTCGCCAAGGTGTACTACGCGGTCAAGGCCAATCCGGCCGTCGAAATCATTGACCTGCTGAAAGACAAAGGTTCGAGCTTTGACATCGCCTCCATCTACGAGTTGGACAAGGTGATGGAGCGTGGCGTCAGCGCCGACCGTATCAGCTACGGCAACACCATCAAGAAATCCAGGGACATCCGCTACTTCTACGAGAAGGGCGTGCGCCTGTTCTCCACCGACTCCGAAGCCGACCTGCGCAACATCGCCAAGGCCGCGCCGGGCTCGAAAGTGTACGTGCGTATCCTCACCGAAGGCTCGACCACGGCTGACTGGCCTTTGTCGCGCAAATTCGGTTGCCAGACCGACATGGCGATGGACCTGCTGATCCTGGCCCGCGACCTGGGCCTGGTGCCTTACGGCATCTCGTTCCACGTCGGCTCGCAACAGCGCGACATCAGCGTCTGGGACGCCGCCATCGCCAAGGTCAAAGTGATCTTCGAGCGCCTGAAAGAAGAAGACGGCATCCACCTGAAGCTGATCAACATGGGCGGCGGCTTCCCGGCCAACTACATCACCCGCACCAACACCCTGGAAACCTACGCCGAGGAAATCATCCGCTTCCTCAAGGAAGACTTCGGTGACGACCTGCCGGAAATCATCCTGGAACCGGGCCGTTCGTTGATTGCCAACGCCGGTATCCTGGTCAGTGAAGTGGTGCTGGTGGCGCGTAAATCCCGCACCGCCGTCGAGCGCTGGGTGTACACGGATGTGGGCAAGTTCTCCGGCCTGATCGAAACCATGGACGAAGCCATCAAGTTCCCGATCTGGACCGAGAAGAAAGGCGAGATGGAAGAAGTGGTCATCGCCGGTCCTACCTGTGACAGCGCCGACATCATGTACGAAAACTACAAGTACGGTCTGCCGCTGAACCTGGCCATCGGTGATCGTCTGTACTGGTTGTCCACCGGCGCCTACACCACCAGCTACAGCGCAGTCGAATTCAACGGCTTCCCGCCGCTGAAATCCTTCTACGTATAA